Sequence from the Paenibacillus riograndensis SBR5 genome:
GTGCTTCACGCCAGTCCAGCTTCATGGAATGCACAAGCGTATACGTGAAAAAAGCATTAATTCCCATGCCCGGCACCACTACAATCGGTGTTTTGCCGCCAAAAGCCATCAGCAGACACCCGGCCACTGCCGTCAGCAGCGTTGCCACCATTCCGGCCCGCAGCGGCATTCCCGCATCATGCAGAATCGCCGCATTAACCATCACAATATATACAGAAGCAAAATAGGACAGGATGCCTGCCGAGAGTTCCCGTTTCCAGTTATCGCCCGGCTCCAGGCCTACCCTGTTTCGCCACACCTTCGAATTCATATAAAAACCTCCACTACATAGTGAAATCACGGGTACGACACTCTGTTTCCTAAGCCGCAATAAAAGGGCGTAAACCGCCGGCTGGCGGCTGTACGCCCTTTGTTCATTTATATTTCCCGCTTATCTGATTCGCTTCATTTATTCGCTGATCCTGCCGGCCTCCAGGAGGTCGCGTACGGCAACGCTGACCATAATAAGTCCTACTACAGGCGGCACAAATGAATTGCTTGCCGGTGGCTGTTTGGCCTTGCGTCTGTCCGGAGCATTGGCAGGGACAATCTGTTCTGTAACATCCTCACGGGGCTTAACCGGCTCTTCGGTTGAGAAGACCACCTTTACGCCCTTTTTGATGCCTTCCTTGCGCAGCTTCTGGCGGATGACCCGGGCAATCGGGTCCATGCTGGTCTTGGAAATGTCGGCAACCTGAAAGCGGGTCGGGTCCATTTTGTTAGCCGCACCCATGCTTGAGATCATCGGGATCCCCCGAGCCAGACACTCCTTGATGATATGAACTTTGTAAATAATAGTATCTGAAGCATCGATTACGTAATCCAGCTTGTACTTAAACAGCTCCTCATACGTTTCCTCCGTATAGAACATGTTCAGCGCAATTGCTTCGCATTCCGGGTTAATCAGCTTGATTCGCTCGACCATCAGATCCGTTTTGTTCTGGCCGATGGTAGTGGTCAGTGCATGAATCTGGCGGTTGATATTGGTGATATCCACCGAATCTTTGTCAATCAGGATAATGCGGCCGATTCCGGTACGGGCCAGAGCTTCAACCGCCATGGCACCCACACCGCCGATCCCGAGCACTGCTACGGTGCTGTTCTTCATTATCTCCAGACCTTCCGGTCCGATCGCCAGCTCTGTACGCGAGAACTGATGCAGCATGATATACAGCCTCCTACAAATATATTTATTTCTTTTCTTTGTCCGGCTTAGGCGCCAGCTTGATGTGCAGCTGCTCCAGCTGTATTGCATCGACTGGTGCCGGAGCGTCCATCAGCAGGTCGGTTGCACTTGCTGTTTTTGGGAAGGCAATCGCTTCCCGCAGGTTCGTGCGGCCGGCAAGCAGCATAATCAGGCGGTCGAAACCAAACGCGATCCCGCCATGCGGCGGAGTGCCGTATTCAAAGGCATCCAGCAGATAACCGAACTTCTCGTAGGCCACTTCCGTTGTGAACCCGAGCGCATCGAACATTTTCTCCTGTATTTCACGTTTATATATACGCTGGGAACCGCCGCCCACCTCATAGCCGTTAAGCACAATATCATAGGCTTGTGCGCGGATGGCTCCAGGATCGGTGTCGAACAGGTGCAGGTCTTCATCCATTGGACGGGTGAACGGATGATGTTCCGCCACGTAACGCTTCTGGTCTTCGTCATAACCGAGCAACGGGAATTCAGTCACCCAGGCGAATTTGAAGACACTGTCGTCAATTAGGCCAAGCTGGCGGCCGATCTTAAGGCGCAGCGCCCCAAGCACATCTGCCACTACCTTCTTAGTGTCAGCGGAGAAGAGCAAGAGGTCGCCTTCTTCGGCGCCGGTACGCTCCTTCACAGCTGCAATCTCTTCCTCCGTAAAGAATTTCACGATTGGACCTTTGAATTCTCCGTCCTTCACTTGAATCCAGGCCAGGCCTTTCGCTCCGTAGCGTGCAGCGTAAGGTCCCAGGTCATCGATTTCCTTGCGGGTCCATGTGCCGCAGCCTTTGGCGTTCAGGCATTTCACCTCTCCGCCCTTCTCAATGACGGAGGCGAACACCTTCACACCGCTGGCGGCCACGATATCGTTCATTTCCACCAGTTCCAGACCAAAGCGCAGGTCCGGTTTATCCGAGCCGTATTTGCCCATGGCTTCGGCATAGGTCAGGCGCTGGAAGGGAACGGCCACATCGACGCCAACGGTTTCCTTCAGCAGGCGCTGCATGAGGGTTTCCATCATAGACAGCAGTTCGTCCTGAGGCATGAACGAGGTCTCGATATCGAACTGGGTGAATTCCGGCTGGCGGTCAGCACGCAGGTCCTCATCGCGGAAGCATCGGGCCATCTGGTAATAGCGCTCAATGCCGCCGACCATCAGCAGCTGCTTGTAAATCTGCGGCGACTGCGGGAGCCCGAAGAATTCACCTTCATGCACACGGCTTGGCACCAGATAATCGCGTGCGCCTTCCGGGGAGCTTTTGGTCAGGATTGGCGTTTCGATTTCGATAAAGCCTTCGCTGTCCAGGAAGTCACGGAATATCTTAGCCGCCTTGGAACGGAGCAGCATTGTCTTGTACATTTCAGGCCGGCGCAAGTCGAGGTAACGGTATTTCATTCGCAGGGATTCATCAACTTCCACACCATCTTCAATGAAGAACGGAGGCGTTTTAGCCGCATTCAGCACTTCGATTTCTGTAATCTGCACTTCAATCTCACCGGTAGGCAGGTTGCGGTTAATGGTTTCTTCATCTCTTTTTACAACTTTACCCGTAACGGACAACACGTATTCACTGCGCACCTTGTCAGCAATCTGCAGGGCTTCACCGGAATAGTCCGGGTTGAACACAACTTGCACAATTCCGGTACGGTCGCGCAGGTCAATAAACAGCACGCCCCCCAGGTCGCGGCGGGTCTGGACCCAACCGTTTAGCGTTACCGTCTCGCCAATATGGCCCAGCGTCAATTGTCCACAGTTATGACTTCTACTCATTATTTATCCTACCCCTTTTTGGTTAAAATACATATTTTCTCATAAAAATGCTAATTCAGCGACGCAGCCAGGTCTTCCAGCTTCACCGTCCGCTGTTCGCCAGTTGCCATGGATTTCAGGGCAATAACGCCGCTGTTCAGCTCATCTTCACCCAGAATTGCCGTATACCGTGCATTCATCCGGTCCGCCGATTTCATCTGCGCCTTCATCTTGCGGCCGAGGTAATCGCGTTCCGCCGCGTACCCCAGACTGCGCAGGGTGAACAGCTGCTTCGTAATCTCCTTATCTGCAGCTTCTCCAAGAGCAACAAAATACACATCCAGCGGTTTGGCCGCCTCCAGCTCTACACCCTGATTCTCCAGAATCAGCAGAATCCGCTCCAGACCAATTCCGAAGCCAATGCCCGGCTGATCGGGTCCGCCGATTTCTTCCACCAGTCCATTGTACCGGCCGCCACCGCCAACCGTGTCGATGGAGCCGATGCCTGCCGCTTTATATTCAAACGCGGTGTGCGTGTAATAATCTAGTCCGCGTACAAGACGGGGGTTAATGCTGTATTCCACACCCATAACATCCAGGTGGGCCTTGACCTGCTCAAAATGCGTAGTGCATTCCTCGTCCAAGCTGTCCAGAATGGACGGAGCACCGCCAAACTTGTCCTGATCCACTTTGCAGTCCAGCACACGCAGCGGATTGCGTTCCATTCTGCGCTGGCAGTCGCTGCACAAGGTATCTCTCATCGGCCGCAGAAAATTCAGCAGCTTCTCCCGGTAAGCCGCGCGGCTGGGCGCATTCCCTACGGAATTCAGTTCCACCTTCACGTCCTTAAGCCCCAGATCCTTGTAGAACTGATATCCCATCGAAACCACTTCCGCATCAATGGCCGGATCTACCGCTCCAAAAGCTTCAATCCCGAACTGGTGGAACTGGCGGTATCTTCCCGCCTGCGGGCGTTCATACCGGAACATCGGTCCGATATAATACAGCTTGCTGACATCGGGTTCACCATAAAGCTTGTTCTGAACGTAGGCGCGTACTACACCTGCTGTCCCTTCGGGACGAAGCGCCAAATCGCGGTCACCCTTGTCCTTGAAGGTATACATTTCGCCTTCCACGATATCTGTTGTTTCCCCAACGCCGCGTTCGAAGAGTCCTGTGTGCTCGAACATCGGTGTGCGGATCTCACGGTAGTTGAAACGCCGGCAGAGATCTCTTGCCTTGCTCTCCACAACCAGCCATTTCTCCACGGCACCCGGCAGCACATCCTGCGTGCCCGTAGGTTTCTCGAATCTTTCCTTTGCCACAGCCTATCCCTCCTGAAAATAACAAAAAATCCCCCGACCCTGTTTGTGCACAAACAGGGACGAGGGATTATCATAACCAATAATTCACCCGTGGTACCACCCACATTCCGGATTCAGGCCAACTGCCCTACACCCGCTCTAAGCGGTTAACGCCCGCCTACGCGCTCCGGCTACTGACTGGGGCAATCCTGCGGCTGCCTGCTTTCGCCGTGCGTTCTCGGGGAAGTCATTCATCCGTTCATTAACAGAATCCTTACAGCCTGGGCAGAAACGGTTCACGCACCCTACTGGATGTGCAGCCGGTTCTGTGGGATTCCTCTCTGGGGTCATGGGTTACGGATTACTTGGTCCCGTCATCAAAACACTATAACATATCGTATACTGTTAGATTCTACTGAACCACTGCGCTAAAGTCAAGGCATGAAAATAAAATACAGCCGCAAATTCCATCCTTTGAACCAAACGGCTGCGCCAACCTTGGCTGGATAAGGTAGCCGCTTTGGCTTTTAGATAGCGTCGCCTGGAAAATAACTCTATGCACCCTCCGGCAATTCCAAGTGGAAAAAGGATCACTAATTTACTCGGGCACCCTACTCTCCAACTAGCAATTCACCAGAAATAGAAGGCACATTTATTGCATATAAATTCTGTTAGTGTCCTTTGGCTTGCTTAGAGCTCCTATTGTTATACCACATGTGCAATGCTGTCCAGAAATCAGTTAAGACATGCATTCTGGACCGTATGATTATGGTGTGGGTCCTTCTGCGGGCACGATGAGCTTCCTTCACGATCCGTCCGCTTCAGTCCGCTGATGGAGCCCCATCCTTCTGCATCGCTTATATCCCCGGAGGCTTCCAAGATATCCACACTTTTTTACACTGTATTACAGTTAAATAAAGGGGAAGTCGCTTCCCTAAAACATATAAATTCTCATCTTTTCAAAAAAAATGACCTGCAGCCGATTGCTGCAGGTCCATCATCATATATTATAAAAAAGGGGGTCATGCTTCTATTATAAACAGGCTATATTAAGGAATCATGAATGAATTATTACGGTTACATTACAGAAAAGAAAGCGTTTTATTTTTTGGGACATTCCCCGGTTTCCTGCCCACAAACCACTTTACACTACAACATTATTCTCTGTCCAGAAATTTAGTACAATTTTTAATCATTATATTCAAAAAAGCTCCAAGAAAACCCTTCCAGGTTTACTTGGAGCTTAATTTTGATAACCACACTCAAAACTGATCCGGTGCTTATATAGACAAGATATGCGGACTGTTGCTTATCCTGACATTGACTTAACTACCCTTCAAAAATCTCCACAAAAGCTTGTTTGCCGCGCAGAACCTCAACGACTTCATTGCGCTTCTCTTCAGGGACTCTAAGGTCCATGACGTAATGTACATCGCTCAAATCCCTGTCATCCACATCCGTGGCACTGCGTACATCTCCGGCACGGCTTGTGTCGGTATTGTCGCCAAGATCATTGTCTACCCCGATGCCCGGTACAATGGCCGCTCCGGAGACCGTGCCTGTTGCACCTGCAACGCCATAAGCACCACCCGTCATGGCTGAATTGTTGTAAGGAACAAACGGCAGCAGGATATTACGACTCCGGTGGTCGCCTTTATCCAAAGGATCTGTTAATTCGGATACTTCAATGCCTTCCACACCGTAAGGAATCAAAGCCGTCTTCGCACCTTCTGCTTCACTTTCGGTTCTGAAATACGCCTGAATTCTTGTAGTCATGGTCGTTCCCTCCTTATGAATGGTTAGATCATTGAATCCTTAAGCCTGGATATCATGTATTACAACACCTGGAGCAGCTCACGCATTATTGCGGGTTCTGTTCAATATAAGTTGAACTTTAGTTTCACATTGTGAGGTATGGTCGTCACTGCGGGGAATGTTTGGACTTCCAGCCGCTGTTGTCCCCAGATTTCTTGATTGGAACCGCCTTTTGCGGTTGAAATCCGGTGACAAAGGCGGACGCTACCGCTCTTCCAGTTCCAAACTTCCCCTCCGCACTTCTACCCTTTTTATGAATTTTTCCAAGTTCAACTTATATAGATACATTCTGTCTTCGTCATTCTATTACCCGCATTCACAGGCTTTCTAACGATTTAAGGACAACTCCGGCATTATTTACAGTAAGCCGCCATCCCCAAAAGTTCTCAGGTGCGCGG
This genomic interval carries:
- a CDS encoding tRNA threonylcarbamoyladenosine dehydratase, with protein sequence MLHQFSRTELAIGPEGLEIMKNSTVAVLGIGGVGAMAVEALARTGIGRIILIDKDSVDITNINRQIHALTTTIGQNKTDLMVERIKLINPECEAIALNMFYTEETYEELFKYKLDYVIDASDTIIYKVHIIKECLARGIPMISSMGAANKMDPTRFQVADISKTSMDPIARVIRQKLRKEGIKKGVKVVFSTEEPVKPREDVTEQIVPANAPDRRKAKQPPASNSFVPPVVGLIMVSVAVRDLLEAGRISE
- the aspS gene encoding aspartate--tRNA ligase, whose product is MSRSHNCGQLTLGHIGETVTLNGWVQTRRDLGGVLFIDLRDRTGIVQVVFNPDYSGEALQIADKVRSEYVLSVTGKVVKRDEETINRNLPTGEIEVQITEIEVLNAAKTPPFFIEDGVEVDESLRMKYRYLDLRRPEMYKTMLLRSKAAKIFRDFLDSEGFIEIETPILTKSSPEGARDYLVPSRVHEGEFFGLPQSPQIYKQLLMVGGIERYYQMARCFRDEDLRADRQPEFTQFDIETSFMPQDELLSMMETLMQRLLKETVGVDVAVPFQRLTYAEAMGKYGSDKPDLRFGLELVEMNDIVAASGVKVFASVIEKGGEVKCLNAKGCGTWTRKEIDDLGPYAARYGAKGLAWIQVKDGEFKGPIVKFFTEEEIAAVKERTGAEEGDLLLFSADTKKVVADVLGALRLKIGRQLGLIDDSVFKFAWVTEFPLLGYDEDQKRYVAEHHPFTRPMDEDLHLFDTDPGAIRAQAYDIVLNGYEVGGGSQRIYKREIQEKMFDALGFTTEVAYEKFGYLLDAFEYGTPPHGGIAFGFDRLIMLLAGRTNLREAIAFPKTASATDLLMDAPAPVDAIQLEQLHIKLAPKPDKEKK
- the hisS gene encoding histidine--tRNA ligase; this encodes MAKERFEKPTGTQDVLPGAVEKWLVVESKARDLCRRFNYREIRTPMFEHTGLFERGVGETTDIVEGEMYTFKDKGDRDLALRPEGTAGVVRAYVQNKLYGEPDVSKLYYIGPMFRYERPQAGRYRQFHQFGIEAFGAVDPAIDAEVVSMGYQFYKDLGLKDVKVELNSVGNAPSRAAYREKLLNFLRPMRDTLCSDCQRRMERNPLRVLDCKVDQDKFGGAPSILDSLDEECTTHFEQVKAHLDVMGVEYSINPRLVRGLDYYTHTAFEYKAAGIGSIDTVGGGGRYNGLVEEIGGPDQPGIGFGIGLERILLILENQGVELEAAKPLDVYFVALGEAADKEITKQLFTLRSLGYAAERDYLGRKMKAQMKSADRMNARYTAILGEDELNSGVIALKSMATGEQRTVKLEDLAASLN